A region from the Mya arenaria isolate MELC-2E11 chromosome 2, ASM2691426v1 genome encodes:
- the LOC128244317 gene encoding uncharacterized protein LOC128244317 isoform X2, which produces MEGRIELSALERTRLLSSMSSGSLGPIGTPSTYSASESLAQLRSGQDRARAGSPTNLHDYQNRYLPTSGLHPASSSYAMMAGYLASGHVPESLKHMLPDMQQYWAAAAHSEGYARYVLSNMYYPYLPYLPATESLAMFAQTSAGAAAHLEALQAQAAVQHRIYDLQKEAMLNSGGFSPGMYPHPHQFSPHTGQAEATNLSLPGSKSKCEMKKDDEQGMRETNIKCESYVKQKTQSEDVRKDTPDVFMEYSYSVEGSERTRGKASKTDDREKIKSSSKALKSPSLASTNCWSENNSIKFTHCDTRPSSVVDKTRIRTISPEVSRERHISAGSIAGDTSRKRQASSSSKASLHSPSYRQTALASPDHRSTPITTARKEYVISPFEASCEKITIIEQEMPENLCIKDKKPEIKTDSDNKADNKDEKDRGVVTLNVTSPISVTITTTVNTITSDSLSADNVSKHSKASSLSPSSHGSPPLSHTSTTTTYSLPYYHNLFSRVQSGDGKKVHATTYVPAIGTISSPVAGAPSIIQVKDPKAIGLSDTEKDIPMKYSETVKNNKTSAEKLFSDVNQKYVATVFDKDSVCIEQEDTSVKFDKESKLIEKNETVSETLDLRIKSKTVQDSKTKKESEIRSKKTKSEKRQIAHSSVTPIKQETKGSLKRKEYLHSKINGHSSDDKTDTHTRNTSKTFEERQDVQKKSSIIADKLPKEETLLICKPKKCDTVSKNDLQVPLTILDISDVVSMSATELNGKERIKENDKNKQHSQKQEQHDKPAPLAPLKQTKIVKPMSSARRDGSGQDCVDGLLLPPVSDRPPATQQVKPADTHTQHSGIPIGIAVARQRNIAPKLTGDSRKANDEAKGKHQVADVKPIRPLKVIRPSTKPTGSAGTKVEKINELPANLIVTGGTAPQGMLWPDDASRQLAAQFLQGGAPLTPTATSWYSQGAYPFPQPATTAAATNTAGQLPLTVPAGYKLAQDSITGQIWLVPSGTDVFDNSRLFGGSLHLGGQIGSTSTFATAPLVGGGQQGVTSGIPSQGGSLFPGQTMLTDRQANVDIGLQPFLPIFGQNILPTAELGSGAEDKDPVEHGKLPPTMVVPPVTDTANPLNVSIHNNEERHELSSIPHTSAAAGLTERSPFNFAQPPVPIMFNSTFLSAPPQPEVNPPGDPGQLELASVQSRGTSPMLPACDSCNEEVKSDDNADDIIDICDHEDDDMDEHEKDLQSETICDEVPNSKDTIEVKRESDTLTCKTEISVNKIDTNKSNFKTVDNYTFPRETNQCKIEDSACDKNTNGIPKNEVSSEDTPDANKRHVDPNRNIFKDITEKYDPFLDPQVLQAADGLELLSALAEKSALVVKPKTEEDEKKDKGNLLHKQVVQIDPSIGSSEKDEKNVPKKKSRVKYGYASKITSGEKDKPAVATTAEKKMTTFCGIIIPEDEEVMDSIELEMKLRLSELQRRYREKQRQLARLTPRKPRDQEAEVATKNKQPPSDSPRGPGRPKKRPSETSTSSEKSLTPKSSKVKGSDGTSRKSPPSSGSSSTSGHHGPPQKKKKLAEMLVDRVFRKTGSSFKIPLSKKINLIAPARIEFPGRHSRHQDRPHGKHKKSMDFGRLIKRSRLSQINGKDAGFVGGFWSKRSHEKKHHFHSDAKLKKKKKRDEGAPRERPAEGGLGLLAEYAARSRDDNADRKRKQEDSSGSLSPDSPNKKRKPGRPKKCDSVRPGVTETLVAKQSKHMEFFRLHAEEPQKERKITLEGKTPLKPLYLDEWNVRRSERIFLNDPSPQTSPNAAPQGPPGAKPKPQTPDPKQRQLGSPGAKLRHDSPRSDWDAKHRADKQKKSQTLNMSLKVKKKYSTGLLQQNKAREKTTELLQASRERLFQHRQERKEQEKPTSPRVASPEIGSDQDDVPLSMFRDKPCKVEDQPPCTLSPDGLEDGLRILVFMDGLFHEGELKAIRPPDIYGAVLDNERKTRPHYYSQEEILKEAIKDTRAAGPEQLQEGTRICAYWSQQFSCLYPGTISKGSPNPSTADRDLYTVEFDDGDTGRIPLDHIRIIPQDFPLVEYDPNPLLLLTKRRRTTSVSEGSEHRKSVSDPLRRPQSEAGRESKGKRGPGRPPKTDRMLSNESIGDEDVFTSDARDGRGDAQSGQGVVFAPPRGLWAWSGCSTKRPGMKGKARKEYYKTVVRNKESISVGECAVFISTGRPNLPYVGRIESFWEARSGQMVVKVKWFYHPEETKGGKRLHNLKGALFRSDHEDENDVQTISHKCDVIPYSEYRRRVDVISHDDHKDVYYLAGYYEPTVGHIKFEPGVL; this is translated from the exons ATGGAGGGACGTATTGAACTGAGCGCTCTGGAACGTACGCGGCTGCTCAGTTCAATGTCATCCGGCTCCCTCGGGCCTATCGGCACTCCTTCAACATACTCGGCGTCCGAATCACTGGCTCAACTACGCAGCGGTCAAGACAGAGCGCGGGCAGGCTCTCCAACAAATCTCCATGACTATCAGAACCGCTACCTACCAACATCCGGCCTACACCCAGCAA GCAGCAGTTATGCGATGATGGCAGGGTACCTTGCCAGTGGTCACGTGCCCGAGTCCCTCAAACATATGCTTCCCGACATGCAGCAGTACTGGGCGGCGGCTGCACACTCAGAAG GGTACGCGCGCTACGTCCTGAGCAACATGTACTACCCGTATCTGCCCTATCTCCCAGCCACCGAGTCGTTGGCGATGTTCGCCCAGACGTCCGCGGGTGCCGCCGCCCACCTTGAGGCGCTGCAGGCCCAGGCCGCCGTACAGCACCGGATATACGACCTCCAGAAAG AGGCCATGTTGAACTCGGGCGGATTTAGCCCCGGGATGTACCCTCACCCGCACCAGTTCTCCCCACACACCGGTCAGGCGGAAGCCACCAACCTCAGCCTACCAGGATCCAAGTCGAAGTGTGAGATGAAAAAAGATGACGAACAGGGTATGAGGGAGACCAATATTAAGTGTGAATCGTATGTAAAACAAAAGACACAGTCGGAAGATGTGCGTAAAGACACACCGGATGTGTTTATGGAGTATTCATATAGTGTAGAAGGAAGTGAAAGGACACGAGGAAAAGCGTCTAAAACCGACGATCGTGAAAAAATTAAAAGCAGCTCAAAGGCCCTAAAGTCTCCATCACTAGCTTCTACAAACTGCTGGTCTGAAAATAATTCTATAAAATTTACTCACTGTGATACAAGACCAAGTTCAGTCGTCGATAAAACTAGGATTAGAACGATTTCTCCAGAAGTAAGTCGCGAGAGGCATATTAGTGCCGGATCAATAGCCGGCGATACTTCAAGAAAGCGGCAAGCTTCTTCATCATCGAAGGCGTCGCTGCACAGCCCATCGTACCGGCAAACGGCGCTGGCAAGCCCAGACCATAGATCAACTCCGATAACCACAGCTCGTAAAGAATATGTTATAAGTCCATTTGAGGCTAGTTGTGAGAAAATTACAATTATAGAACAGGAAATGCCAGAGAATCTGTGCATTAAGGACAAGAAACCGGAAATTAAGACTGACAGTGACAACAAGGCGGATAATAAAGATGAAAAAGACAGAGGAGTAGTAACACTGAACGTTACAAGTCCAATATCTGTCACAATTACAACCACTGTAAATACTATCACGTCCGATAGCTTATCTGCAGATAATGTATCTAAGCATTCTAAAG CCTCCAGCTTGTCCCCGTCGTCTCACGGAAGTCCCCCCTTGTCCCACACCAGCACGACGACCACGTACTCCCTGCCCTACTACCACAACCTATTCTCCCGAGTCCAGTCTGGTGACGGGAAAAAGGTGCATGCCACCACGTACGTGCCCGCGATAGGCACCATCTCTAGTCCAGTGGCAGGGGCTCCTTCCATCATACAGGTTAAGGACCCCAAGGCCATAGGTCTTAGTGACACAGAAAAAGACATCCCTATGAAATATAGTGAGAcagtaaaaaataacaagacgAGTGCTGAAAAACTATTTTCTGATGTTAATCAGAAATATGTCGCTACTGTTTTTGATAAAGACAGTGTTTGTATTGAACAGGAAGACACAAGTGTTAAATTTGACAAAGAATCGAAATTGATAGAAAAGAATGAAACAGTTTCGGAAACCCTCGATTTGAGAATTAAAtctaaaactgttcaagattcaaaaacaaaaaaggaatcGGAAATAAGGAGTAAAAAAACCAAATCCGAGAAACGTCAGATCGCACATTCCTCTGTAACAcccattaaacaagaaacaaaaggctctttgaaaagaaaagaatatttacattctAAGATAAATGGTCACAGTTCAGATGATAAAACTGATACACATACGAGAAACACATCAAAGACCTTTGAAGAGCGCCAAGATGTTCAAAAGAAATCTAGTATAATAGCAGATAAATTACCGAAGGAAGAAACGTTATTGATTTGTAAGCCGAAAAAGTGTGATACTGTTTCAAAAAATGACCTGCAGGTGCCTTTGACAATACTTGATATTTCTGACGTTGTTTCAATGTCTGCTACAGAATTGAACGGGAAAGAgcgtataaaagaaaatgacaaaaacaaacaacatagtCAAAAGCAAGAACAACATGACAAGCCAGCTCCACTTGCgccactaaaacaaacaaaaatagtgaagCCTATGTCGAGTGCGAGGCGTGATGGTTCCGGCCAAGACTGTGTCGACGGATTATTATTACCACCGGTATCGGACCGCCCTCCGGCCACACAGCAGGTCAAGCCCGCTGACACACATACCCAGCATTCAG GCATTCCCATTGGAATTGCGGTGGCTCGCCAGAGAAACATAGCGCCAAAATTGACGGGCG ACAGCAGAAAGGCGAACGACGAGGCCAAAGGAAAACATCAAGTTGCAGACGTTAAACCAATTAG GCCACTGAAAGTCATACGACCGTCAACAAAGCCAACAGGATCAGCAGGCACAAAGGTCGAAAAGATAAATGAACTTCCGGCAAATCTCATTGTCACTG GCGGGACGGCGCCCCAGGGTATGCTGTGGCCTGATGACGCCTCTCGTCAGTTGGCGGCTCAGTTCCTGCAGGGTGGCGCGCCCCTTACGCCGACCGCAACCTCCTGGTATAGCCAGGGTGCCTATCCGTTTCCCCAGCCCGCCACTACCGCGGCCGCCACGAACACAGCCGGTCAGCTCCCTCTTACGGTTCCTGCAGGCTACAAACTGGCACAAGATTCTATCACTGGCCAGATATGGCTAGTTCCTTCGG GAACTGACGTCTTTGATAACAGCCGTCTCTTTGGTGGCAGCCTACACTTGGGGGGCCAGATTGGTTCAACTTCCACATTTGCAACAGCCCCTCTTGTGGGCGGCGGTCAACAAGGTGTCACTTCTGGCATACCCTCTCAGGGTGGCTCCCTGTTTCCCGGGCAGACGATGTTGACTGATCGGCAAGCCAATGTCGACATCGGCCTTCAGCCCTTCCTTCCCATCTTTGGTCAAAAT ATATTACCGACTGCTGAGCTGGGGTCTGGGGCAGAAGACAAGGATCCGGTGGAGCACGGGAAATTGCCGCCCACCATGGTGGTTCCCCCTGTCACCGACACTGCCAACCCTCTCAACGTTAGCATCCATAACAACGAGGAGCGTCATGAACTTTCGTCCATTCCTCACACTAGCGCGGCAGCAG GTCTCACTGAAAGAAGTCCCTTCAACTTTGCCCAGCCGCCAGTACCCATTATGTTCAACTCCACCTTCCTTTCTGCCCCACCTCAACCGGAAGTCAATCCCCCGGGGGATCCCGGTCAACTGGAGTTGGCGTCCGTCCAGTCCCGCGGTACCTCGCCCATGTTGCCCGCCTGCGATTCCTGTAACGAGGAAGTAAAGTCAGACGATAACGCCGATGACATTATAGACATCTGTGATCATGAAGATGATGACATGGATGAACATGAGAAAGACTTACAAAGTGAAACGATCTGTGATGAAGTGCCAAACTCTAAGGACACCATTGAAGTAAAACGTGAAAGTGATACATTGACATGTAAGACCGAGATAAGTGTGAATaaaattgatacaaataaaagcaACTTTAAAACAGTTGATAATTATACTTTCCCTAGGGAAACAAATCAGTGTAAGATTGAAGATAGTGCttgtgataaaaatacaaatggaaTTCCAAAGAATGAAGTCAGTTCTGAAGACACTCCCGATGCGAAtaagagacatgttgatccaaacCGAAATATTTTCAAGGACATAACGGAAAAATATGATCCATTCTTGGATCCACAAGTGTTACAGGCAGCTGATGGTTTAGAACTTTTAAGTGCCCTTGCAGAGAAAAGTGCATTGGTTGTAAAACCTAAAACTGAAGAGGACGAGAAAAAGGATAAAGGAAACTTATTGCATAAACAGGTTGTACAAATAGATCCATCCATTGGCAGCAGTGAAAAAGACGAGAAGAATGTGCCTAAGAAAAAGTCCAGAGTCAAATATGGGTATGCCTCTAAAATTACATCAGGAGAAAAGGACAAACCTGCTGTCGCTACTACAGCAGAGAAAAAGATGACAACGTTCTGCGGAATTATTATTCCAGAAG ATGAGGAGGTGATGGACTCCATTGAGCTCGAAATGAAGCTGCGGCTGTCGGAGCTCCAGCGCCGCTACCGGGAGAAGCAGCGCCAGCTTGCACGCCTCACGCCTCGAAAACCACGGGACCAGGAGGCAGAGGTTGCCACCAAGAACAAACAGCCACC TTCGGACTCCCCACGGGGACCAGGGCGGCCGAAGAAGAGACCAAGCGAGACGTCCACCTCCAGCGAAAAATCACTTAC cCCTAAGTCCAGTAAAGTTAAGGGGTCAGATGGAACATCCCGGAAGTCTCCTCCAAGCAGCGGAAGTAGCTCGACATCTGGTCACCACGGTCCGccacagaagaagaagaaactGGCGGAAATGTTGGTTGACCGAGTATTCCGAAAAACCGGAAGCTCATTCAAG ATTCCGTTGAGCAAGAAGATCAACCTGATCGCGCCGGCTCGGATCGAGTTCCCCGGGAGACATTCGAGGCACCAGGACCGGCCACATG GAAAGCATAAGAAGTCCATGGATTTTGGTCGGCTTATCAAGCGCTCCCGGCTCTCACAGATCAACGGGAAGGACGCGGGCTTCGTTGGAG GATTTTGGTCAAAACGGAGCCATGAGAAGAAACACCATTTCCACTCAGACGCCAAgttaaagaagaaaaagaagcgAGATGAAG GGGCGCCCCGGGAGCGACCGGCGGAAGGAGGACTGGGTCTGCTGGCGGAGTACGCCGCCAGGTCCAGGGACGACAATGCCGACAGGAAGAGGAAACAGGAAGACA GCTCTGGGTCCCTGTCCCCGGACTCTCCCAACAAGAAGCGGAAACCCGGCAGACCGAAGAAGTGTGACTCCGTCCGACCAGGCGTCACAG AAACCTTAGTCGCAAAACAGTCTAAACACATGGAGTTTTTCCGCCTGCACGCCGAGGAACCGCAAAAAGAGCGTAAAATCACC CTAGAGGGCAAGACGCCTCTGAAGCCCCTGTATTTGGATGAGTGGAACGTCCGACGGAGCGAGCGGATCTTCCTAAATGACCCTAGCCCGCAGACGAGCCCGAACGCAGCGCCCCAGGGACCCCCGGGTGCCAAGCCCAAACCCCAAACCCCGGACCCAAAGCAGAGGCAGCTAGGCTCCCCCGGTGCCAAGTTGCGCCATGACTCGCCCCGGAGCGACTGGGATGCGAAACACAGAGCCGACAAGCAAAAAAAGTCTCAGACTCTCAACATGTCCTTGAAGGTTAAGAAGAAATATTCCACAGGACTGCTGCAGCAAAATAAGGCAAGGGAGAAAACCACAGAGTTGTTGCAG GCGTCAAGAGAACGGCTTTTCCAGCATCGACAGGAGCGGAAGGAGCAAGAAAAGCCGACTTCTCCAAGGGTCGCATCACCGGAAATCGGAAGTGATCAGGATGACGTGCCACTGTCGATGTTCCGTGACAAGCCATGTAAAGTGGAAG ACCAGCCACCGTGCACGCTGAGCCCGGACGGCCTGGAAGACGGGCTTCGCATCTTAGTGTTTATGGACGGTCTGTTCCACGAGGGTGAACTCAAGGCCATCCGACCGCCCGACATTTACGGTGCCGTCCTTGACAACGAGCGGAAGACCCGGCCTCACTACTATTCCCAGGAGGAAATACTCAAGGAGGCG ATCAAGGACACACGGGCGGCTGGCCCTGAGCAGCTGCAGGAGGGAACCAGGATCTGCGCTTACTGGAGCCAGCAGTTCAGTTGCCTATATCCGGGAACAATCTCGAAAG GGAGCCCAAATCCAAGCACAGCTGACCGTGACCTGTACACGGTTGAATTTGACGACGGAGATACGGGGCGTATTCCGCTCGACCATATTCGCATCATCCCACAGGATTTCCCGCTCGTAG AGTACGATCCGAATCCTTTGCTGTTGTTGACAAAACGCCGACGGACGACGTCGGTGTCAGAGGGCAGCGAACACCGGAAGTCCGTATCTGATCCCCTTCGACGTCCTCAGTCAGAAGCGGGAAGAGAGTCCAAGGGAAAGCGAGGACCAGGGCGACCACCGAAGACTGATCGGATGTTATCGAACGAGTCCATTGGTGACGAAGACGTGTTCACAAGTGACGCCAGGGATGGCCGCGGGGACGCTCAGAGCGGACAGGGTG TGGTTTTTGCCCCGCCCCGCGGGCTGTGGGCGTGGTCGGGCTGCTCCACAAAGAGGCCCGGTATGAAGGGCAAGGCCAGAAAGGAGTACTATAAAACAGTCGTCCGTAATAAAGAGTCCATCTCG GTGGGGGAGTGCGCCGTGTTTATCTCCACCGGGCGGCCAAACTTGCCGTACGTTGGCCGCATTGAAAGCTTCTGGGAGGCCCGAAGTGGCCAGATGGTCGTCAAGGTGAAGTGGTTCTATCATCCTGAGGAGACCAAGGGAGGCAAGCGTCTGCATAACCTTAAG GGAGCATTGTTTCGCTCGGATCACGAAGACGAAAATGATGTGCAGACGATATCTCACAAATGTGACGTCATTCCGTATTCAGAATACCGCCGGCGTGTTGACGTCATATCCCACGACGACCACAAGGACGTGTATTACCTGGCCGGATACTATGAGCCGACGGTCGGCCACATAAAGTTTGAGCCTGGTGTGCTGTAG